The Mucilaginibacter terrae region TTTCTTCCACCTTAACCACGTTGTCCAGCTGTACCAGCGTGCCTTTTGTGCTACGCACATAAACCGATTTCAGGTCGAGCGGCTGATCGCGGTTGGCGCGGTCAACCTGGGCTATTACCTGATATTGCTTGCCGCTCATCAAAAAGTAATCTAACCGGCCGGCACTATAATACAGTTGCAGCGTGGCCGATATATCGGCTACCGATACACCCAAATCGCGGGCACGGTCGCGGTCGGTGGTTATGCGCAGCTCGGGTTTGGTAAATTTCAGGTTAACGTCTGAACTGGAGAATACCGGGCTTTTGCTCACCTCGGTAAAAAACTCGGGCAGCACCTTGCGTATCTTCTCAAAATCCTGGTTCTGGATAACGAATTGTACCGGCAACGAGGTACGGGCACCGCTACCACCACCGCTTATGGTTTGCTCCTGCACCACCAGCGCACGGGCATCAGGGAAACGTTTGAGTTTGCCGTTGAGCCAATCGGCAATTTCCGCCTGGGTACGGGTACGCTCATTGGGTGGCACCAAACCTAAACGGCCAAAGCCCGAGTTGGTAGAGGCGCTACCGCCAAAACCGGGCGATACGATCTCAATATTAATTTTAGCTTCAGGGATGGAATCTTCAACCAATTGGGCAACTTTGTCCATATACTTGGTCATGTACTCGTAGTTGGCTCCCTCTGATCCTGTTACGGTGTAGCGCAGCAAGCTACGGTCATCCAAGGGGGCAAGTTCAGACGGAATGGCTTTAACCAACACGCCAATCAATACCACCGATACCACCAAAATAACCACCGATACCCATTTATGCTTCATGAACGATACCAGCGTTTCGGTATAAGCTTTATTCATGCGCACGAAGAACGGTTCGGTACGTTCGTAAAATTTAGATTTTTTATGATTTTTACGCACCAAAACCACGTTAAGCATAGGGGTTAACGATAATGACACAAATGCCGAAATTAACACCGCACCGGCTACCACAACTGCAAACTCGCGGAACAAACGCCCTGTAAACCCTTGCAAAAACACAATAGGCAAAAACACCGCCGCCAGCGTTACCGAGGTTGATATTACGGCAAAGAAAATCTCGGCCGAACCCTCGAACGCGGCCTTGCGTATGGGCATACCCTCCTCTACCTTTTTGTAGATGTTCTCCGTTACCACAATACCATCATCCACCACCAAACCGGTTGCCAGTACAATGCCCAGCAGGGTTAATATATTAATGGAGAAACCGCAGATGTACATGATAAAGAACGCGCCGATCAATGATACCGGAATATCAATTAGCGGGCGGAAGGCGATGAGCCAGTCGCGGAAGAAGAGGTAAATAATAATTACCACCAGGATGAACGAGATGATCAGCGTTTCTTCCACCTCCTCGATGGATTGGTTGATGAAACGGGTATTATCCAACGCCACCTGGAGTTTAATATCGGGCGGAAGGTCTTTTTCAACCTGTTTTAAACGGATATAAAAATCTTTGGCTATTTGTACGTAGTTGGCACCCGGCTGCGGCACAATGGCCAAACCCACCTGTGGTACCAATGATTCTTTAAAAGCGGTTTCCTCGTTGGCCGAACCTAAAACAGCGTAACCAATATCGCTCAAACGTATAACCCGGTTACTATCGGCACGAATGATGAGGTTATTAAAATCTTTTTCGGTAACGAGTTTGCCCAGCGCACGCACGGTAACCTCGGTGCTGTTGCCCGATATTTTACCGGCCGGCAACTCCACGTTTTCGCGGGCAAGGGCATCGCGTATATCGGTTGAGGCCAGGTTTAAGGCCGAAAGCTTGTTAGGATCGATCCACAGGCGCATGGCGTACTGGCGCTGCCCCTGTAGGTTAATCTGGCTTACACCGGGTATGGTTTGCAGGGCTTCTTGCAGCACGTTTTCGGCATAATCGTTTACCTGGGTTATGTTACGGGTATTGCTGCTTACGGTTAGGGTAATAATATTATCGGCGTTGGCATCGGCCTTACTCACTACCGGCGGGGCATTAATATCCTGCGGTAGCTGGCGCTGCGCTTGCGACACCTTATCGCGCACGTCGTTAGCGGCGGTTTCCAGATCGGCATCGAGGTTAAACTCCACCGTAATGTTGCTCGAACCTACCGAACTGGTTGATGAGATATTACGGATGCCCTGTACACCGTTAATGGCTTTTTCGAGCGGTTCGGTTATCTGCGATTCAATTACATCGGCATTGGCGCCCGAATAACTGGTGCTTACGCTGATGATAGGCGGATCGACCGAAGGAAAATCGCGCACGCCCAAAAACTTGTAACCAATTACGCCGAATACCACGATAATAACCGACATTACCGTGGCCAATACCGGCCGTTTTATACTGACTGAGGATAAACTCATGTATGCTTTTTATTTTATTGTAGAGACCTGATTTTTCATGTCTCTGTATATAATTTCCAGAAGATAGGTTACTTAATAACCTTCACAATTTTCAAAGGCACTTTAGGCCTCATTTGTATTATGCCCGAAACAATCAGGCTATCGCCAGGTTTTAGACCTTCAATGATCTCGATCTGGGTATCGGTGCGCACATCGGTTTTAACCGGGCGGGCGTAAGCCGTATCGTTACGTGCAATAAATACTTTACTTGATTTTAGATCGGGAACCACACACTGCGTAGGCACCATAATAGTGCGAGTGCTTTGCTCCAGCACCATGCTAATTTTGGCAAAGCCGCCAGCCGTAATTTCATTATCAGCGTTGGCAGCGCGGGCACGTACGGTAACCGTGCGCGATACGGCATCCACTTCAGGGTCGATAGCGTAAACCGTGGCGCTAAAGTTTTTGCGCGAGCTGGCAATAGTGAAATTAATTTTTGTACCGGCTTTTACCAGCGACCGGTAACGCTCAGGCACCGAAAAAGTAACCTTCATGGGATTAGTGCTTACCAGTGTGGCAATAGCCGTTTGCGGGGTTAAATATCCACCCGGACTAATACTACGCAAACCAATAACCCCACTAAACGGTGCTTTAACCACGGTGCGGGCAATTTGTGCGCGTATGCCATCGGCCTGGGCCTTTAAGGTATTGTATGATGATAAGGAAGTATCATACTCCTGTTTGCTAACGGCTTCTTTTTGCAGGAGTACACGGTTGCGGTACTCACCCTCCTTGGCCAGAGCTATCTGGTATTCGGTTTGTTTAAGGTTAGCCTGCAAATCGGCATCATAAACGCGTACCAGTACCTGGCCTTTGGTTACGTGGCTGCCCTCGCTAAAGTAAATTCCGATTACGTTACCTGCTGTTTGGCTGGTAAGGCTTACCCGCTCATTAGGGTCAACCGTGCCGGTTACATTAATGGTGTTGTTAAAAACGGTGTCTTTAACAATTTGCACAACCACGGGTACAGGGCCGCCTTTGCCCTTGCCACCCTTGGCATCTTTACCTCCCTTGTCGCCTTTTCCGCCTGCGGCACCGGCCGATGGACCTCCGCCCTCTTTTGTTGCATCGCCATGAAGCCGGTTGTAAGTAAGGTAGCCGATAATAAGCGCTATGGCTATATAAACGATGTATCTGGTCTTCATGAAATATTATTTGCCTATGGTGTGTTTGTAAATTGTACCCGGTAAGGGCTATAAATTTATAATTATATTGCTTAAAGTGAGTGTAACAAATTAACTGTTAACCAACAGGCAAAATAATGCGATATTATAATTGAGCAGGGTATGTATCAACCATTTTACAACCTTACACCTTGCATATAAAGGCTGCTTACCCGGTAAAAAAAATTATTTTAGCGCCATGAAAAAGTGGCACTTACATATTATTGCATTATTTTATTTATTACTCATGAGCAGTACCAGTGAGGCAGCAGGTGCGCTGCAAATATCTTATACCGTTAGTTTCCCCGAGGCGCAGGCGCATTATGCCGATATTGAAATGGACATTAAAGGCATTGCCCAAAGCAAGCTGAACCTGAAAATGCCTGTTTGGACTCCCGGCTCGTACCTCGTGCGCGAGTTTGCCAAAAACGTAGAATCGTTTTCGGTACAAAGCGGCGGCAAGCAAATCGGTGTAACCAAGGTGCGCAAAAACATATGGCAGTTAAATACCCAGGGCGTAACCTCGGTGAAGGTGAAATACCGCTTTTATGCTTTCGAAATATCGGTGCGTACCGCGTTTATTGATGTTACGCACGCGTTCCTTTCTACATCGGGCATGTTCTTTCACCCCGAAGGCGGCCTTAACCTGCCATCAACCATCAAAATCATTCCTTACAAAAACTGGAATAAGGTATCAACCAGTTTAGAGATGGTGGGTAACGATCCGTTCACGGTAAAAGCTCCTAACTACGATATTTTATACGATTCGCCTATCGAGGTAGGCACGCAAGATACATTTGGCTTTAAAGTAGGCAACACCAATTACGAGGTGTGCATGTACGGCGGCGGCAATTACGATAAGGAACGCCTCACCAAAGACATGACCAAAGTTATTGAGGAAGAAGCAGCCATTTTTGGCGAAAACCCTAACAAGCGTTACGTATTCATCGTGCATAACTATGCCAAAGGCGGTGGTGGTTTGGAGCACCTGAGCTCTACGGTTTTAGGTGCTTCGCGCGATGGATATGCTAAGGAATCTACCTACGAAGGTTTCTTAGGACTGGTTGCCCACGAGCATTTTCACCTGTGGAATGTGAAGCGTTTACGCCCTATAGCCTTAGGTCCGTTTGATTATGATAACGAGAACTACACCACCAACCTGTGGATTGCCGAAGGTTTTACCGCTTATTATGATAATTTAACCGTGCGCCGTACCAACCTTTTCCCAGTGCAAAATTACCTTACCGCTTTAGCGGGCGATTTTGGCACTGTGGACAACACCCCCGGCACCAAGGTGCAGCCGCTGTCGCAATCGAGCTACGACGCCTGGATAAAGGCTTACCGCCCTGATGAAAACTCTATCAATACCGGCATATCGTACTATAACAAAGGCGCTATTGTGGGCATGATGATGGATCTGGAAATTATTAACGCTACGCAAGGCAAGCAATCGTTGGATGATGTGATGCGTTATATGTACATTGAGTACTACAAGGTTAAAAAACGTGGTTATACCGATGCCGAGTTTAAAGCTGCGTTTGAAAAATTCAGCGGTAAAAAGCTGGACGATTTTTACGCCAAGTACATTAACGGTACCGATGCCATGGATTACAACAAATACCTGGCTTATGCCGGCTACCACTTGTTTGATGATTATGAAGGCAAAAGCATAGCCGACTTAGGTATACGCATGACCCCGCCGGCCAACCCGGCCGGACGTTTGAAAATTGCAGGCGTACTGCGCGGTACTGCCGCCTGGAATGATGGTCTTAACGTGAACGACGAATTGGTAAGTATTGACGGCGTACCTGCAAGCGACCCAAAAACGTTGCTGAAAGACAAGCAGGTGGGCGATAAACTGAACATTGTAGTAATGCGCGACGGCCGTGAACTTACCATACCGGTAACCCTGCTGCAAACCACGCAAAAGAAATACCGTATTGAAAGCCGAACCGATTTAACACCACAACAACAGGTAGTACGCAAAAAATGGCTTAATTTAAATTAATCAAAAAATAGCGATAACTATTTTCAAAAAGCTTACGTACAAAACCGTAAGTAACTTGAAAACAGGAGGTCGTTATGATGAAGATATTATTTTTTTTAACAGCAGTATTATGTTTAGCCGGATGGGGTGTTTGTGTGTTTGTATATAACGCTACCGATTTAATACACTCCCTTTTGGCCTTTGCCGCCATATTTATAGTAATGGGTATAATGGGCAGCGAACAACACGGCCCGGTATCAAACCCGGAGTTGTTTTAAGCGTGAGTGTTTTTGATTTAATTAAGTAGTTTTTTAGATAAGTGAGGCGGGCGGTGCATTAATTGTACCGCCCGTTTTTTTATTGGAATAATCAGATATAATTAAGTTGTACGAAGTTTATAACTTCGTACTAATATGTGGGTAGTCTCCAGACTACCGGGCAATGACTTATATGAGGCCGCTTAGACATAAAGTCTTTAGTTTTTATTGATGTCAATTGGCTATATTCGTTATCATATATGGAGCCTTTTATCCAACTCTTAAAATCCATTGAAATACACGATGAAGTTATTGCTTCCTCTACTTCAATAGATAACACAACAAAAATTGGATTACTTGAGATGTCGGGTTATATCAAAGATTTTCTAATTGCTAATTCCTCAAAAAGGAAATTAAAATCACACGAAATTAATTCTTTAAAAAACGAACTTTTCATTTATTGGAATGAATCGATAAGTGAGGATGTTGAACAATTTTGGATAAAGCTGAAGCAATTATCAATTCCTTTTGAGAGAAAAGACCCACTCAAATATGCTTTGATCAACAATAAATTCAGAAGAGTGGACCAGGGCATGGGAGCGAGAAATTGCTGGACGGCTATAAAGGAAATGAATTCTATAACTGAACGGTTTACCAAATCTGAAATTGCGCAAATAGACCAAATAATATCAGATGATGAGAAAAACAGGTTAAGTATATTGAGTAAGGCCCTTGCAAAAAAAAGAATCTTATCAAGCCAATATTTAAAATTTGGGGAATGCATGGCATATTTTGAAAGCTGCAAACTATTATCGTTTACTTCAACGAAAATGAAAAAAATGAGCTTTTTCGAATATGGAAAGATTATAAATCTGAAATTCGAGCCATGCAGGTCTTATTTCAGCCCAAGTAATCCCAAGACTACTCGTATAGTGATTCGAAGTCGGGAGACTTCGAATAGAGAATTGACTCCTAATCACCCCTTCAAATCATCCCTCCCAAAAAACTTTCACAGCCTAAGGCTGTTATTGTCACCATCCTTTTAATAAATGAAGTAACTGGCGCAGCTTTAACACCCACCACAGGCTGGAACGTAACAACAGCACGTCACTTTAGCATGTGCCTACCCATTTTTTAAATTCTCAGTATCTTGCGCCTTTTCGTATTATAATAAAATGCGGATGATGTAAGTTATTTAAATTCGATGCAGTCAAATACTCCGTTACAACAAACTCCACAAAGCAACATCAACGTATATTCTATTGCCTGGGTAATAGGCTTGCTGTTTTACTTTGTAGAATACGCAGTAAGGTCTTCGCCTTCTGTTATGATTCCTGAGTTATCGGCTTTTTTTAATTTAAGTACGGTTAAAATTGGCTCATTAATAGGCACATACTATTACACCTACTCTATTACCAGCTTAATTGCCGGTATAGCGTTAGATAAGGCTGGAGCTAAATACACCGTTTCGGTAGGTATAGCTATATTGGGTTTGGGCTGTATGTTGTTTGCGTTATCAAACGTATTTACCGGTAATGTTGCGCGTATGTTACAGGGTGCAGGCTCTGCATTTGCTTTTCCGGCCTGTGTATATTTAGCAGCCAAAGGATTTTCTTCCAAGTCATTGGCTACAGCTATTGGGTTTACACAGTGTTTAGGCATGTTAGGTGGTACGGCAGGACAATCGTTAGTTGGGCCGTTAATTGCAGGCGGGCTTTCATTACCTGTATATTGGTTTAGTGTGGGCGCAATATCGCTGGTATTGTGTGTAGCAATCTACCTCATCACACCTTTAGAAAAACCTGTTGCGGGAGATGCGCCCATTCAAAAAAGCAATTGGATACAGCCTTACAAAATAGTTTTTGGTAACGTGCAATCGTATCTATGCGGATTAGTCTCGGGCCTGTTATTTGCGCCAACCACCGTATTTATTATGATATGGGGTATCTTGTTCTTTCAGCACGACCGCTCCTTTAGCTTTGAGCAGGCTACACACATCAGTTCTATGGTTCCGCTTGGATGGGTGGTAGGCTGTCCGCTACTGGGTTGGTTAACCGATGTACTGGGCAAACGCAAACCTGTTATCATAAGCGGTTGCATGGTGATGATACTGAGCATTGCTCAATTGCTTTATTTGCCTGCTATGGTAAATGCACAGGTAAGTATGTTTATGATGGGCGTAGGTTCGGGCGCTGCCATGATACCCTATTCCATTATTAAAGAAGTTAACCCCGATAACGTAAAAGGGAGCGCCACCGGTGCTATCAACTTTATTACATTTGGTGTTATCTCGTTATTAGGGCCTTTATTTGGCAGCTTGTTTGGAAAAACATTAACTACTACAAATAATCATACCGCACATTTCCAGTCGGCCGGATTGTTTTTAATAGGAGGCATTTTGCTGGCCTTGATTATAAGCCTGTTTTTAAAAGAAACAGGCCGTAAAAGCAAATTAGCTGCGCCTGTTGTATCTGTATTGTAGATAGGTGTTGTTTTCCTATTATTTATGGCGTAGATCTATTAATCGCAATGTCCGAAGACTTTATTTACTCGCCACTGCAACCATTCTACCCCAAATACGTATAAAAACACACTAAGCAGGCAACGCCTATCATCCTCACAATCATCACAATAGCATCGTTTTAAATTTTATATTTATAAAAGTATTTGCGTAAATTACACTCCAAATACTTTTAGCTTACTCAATTAAAGGTAAATTTGCTTACTAATTAATTTTAATTAAAACCCAATACGTATAGATGAGAAGATTATTACTGGTTTTATTTTGTACTGTTAGTTTTACGGCTTCGGCACAGTGGTGGGCGGTTGGTCCGTTAAAAAAGTATCAGCGTTTTCCAGCCATTGTGCAGGTTAAGCAGGCACCCTTTAAAATAAACACTCAACTTAATGCTGCTAAAGTAACACGCGTAAACATTGCCCAAAGCTTTTATTGCTTAACTATAAACGAGCGCACGGTAATGAAAACTGCCCAGCATCAAATGCGTTTCAGGGAGTATGCCGATGCCAGCTACAGCTTTGCCGAACTGGCCAAAATATACATTCAGCAAAATAAACTATCAGAAGCTAAATGGTTCTTTTTGCAAAGCAACAACCTATCGCGCCAGCAAAATAACGACCGCCTCACCATAGCTAACCTACGCGAATTGGCCAACATTAAATCAACCATAGGCGATTTTGCCCTTGCCCAGCAAGATTTAACCGAAGCGCACGACATGGCCAGCGCTCATAACTGGCAGGATGATGTACTGCTGGTTAAAAAATGCCAGGACGATTTACAGCGCAGCAAGTTAGCTGCCATAAAAACCGAAGCTGGTATGCCCGGCGCTACCCGCAGCACATTGTAACAATCAGATGTGTATACTTTCCCTGGATACTATTTTTGTAGCTATTACGTAAAATATGTAACAACGTATAAAACATTGAGTCATAATATTACATTTGTATACATAGAGACAGCTAAATTGCTGTCTCTTTTTTATTTACTTTAACAATTGTATAATACAGGCACTAATATTGATGTTTTATAATTCAGTTACCGATTTAAAAACCATAAAGGAAATGTTTAAAAAGTTATATACGTTCCTGGTGTTGGGCGCAACGCTGGCATGCCAGGCATCTACCACGGGGCCTATTGCCAAAGTAGATGGCTCCACCAACCTTGCACCCGATCAGCAGCAAACCGTAGTGGCTAAAGAAGTAGCCAATATGATTACCAGTTACAACTACAAAAAAGTTGCCCTAAACGATTCCCTTTCTGGTTTAATTTACGACCGCTACTTAAAATCGTTAGACCAAAACCATAACTACCTGCTGGCTGACGATATTAAAGACTTTGCCAAGTTTAAAACCGTGTTTGACGATGACCTGAAAACCGGCAACCTCAACAATGCCTTCTACATTTTTAACGTGTATCAAAAACGTTATCTGGAGCGTATGAACTATTCGCTGGCGCAGATCGATAAAAGCTTTGACTACACCCAAAACGAAACTTTTACTTACGACCGCGAAAAACAACCTTGGGTAGCCAACGAAACCGAGATGAACAAGCTGTGGAGCCAGCGCGTAAAATACGATTTGTTGAACCTGAAACTGGCCAGCGCCGATGTAAATAAAAACAAAGACAACCTGCGTAAACGCTACCAGGCCTTAATATCTCAAGCCAAAAAGCTGTCGAACCAGGACGTTTTCCAGATATTTATGGATGCCTTTACCGAATCGGTAGACCCGCATACCAATTATTTTAACCCGGCAAATGCGGCCAATTTCAATATCGAAATGTCGCGCTCGTTAGAAGGCATTGGCGCAACCCTCGCCAGCGAAAACGAGTATGTAACCATTAAAAGTGTTGTAGCCGGTGGCCCTGCCGATAAAAGCCACCAGATCAATATTGACGACCGCATTGTGGCCGTTGCCCAAGCTACCGATGGTGAGTACCAGGACGTGGTAGGCTGGCGTTTAGAAAATGCCATTGCACTTATTCGTGGTAAAAAAGGCACTACCGTGCGTTTAAAAATACTGCCTAAAGGTGTATCAACCTCGGCAAAACCACGTATAGTTGAAATGGTGCGCGAAAAAATTGTGTTGAAAGACCAGTTAGCCAAAAAAGAAATACGCACGTATAACTCAAACGGTAAAACTTTTAAAATAGGCATTATTAACGTACCGGCATTTTATATTGACTTTAATGCCTACCGCGCTAAAGACCCTAATTACCAAAGCACCACCCGCGACGTAAAACTCATTTTAGATACCCTTAAACGCGAAAACGTTGACGGTGTAATTCTTGATTTGCGCCAAAACGGTGGAGGTTCGTTAATTGAAGCTATTGAACTTACCGGCTTGTTTATTAAAAATGGCCCCGTAGTACAGGTGCGCGATACCCGCAACCGTGTTGAAGTTGATGAAGATGAAGACCCATCAGTAACCTATGCAGGGCCGCTTGCCGTAATGACCGATCGTTTCAGCGCATCAGCATCTGAAATTTTTGCAGGAGCCATACAAGATTATGGCCGTGGTATTGTGATAGGAAGCCAAACCTATGGTAAAGGTACAGTACAAAGTGCCATTGAGCTGGATAAGGTGATTAACCCATCCATCAAAGAAATGCTCAACTCGCTTACCAAAAAAGCAAACGGTACCGGTGCCGAATCTAAATTTGGTCAGTTAAACTTAACTATGGCCAAGTTCTATCGCATCAGTGGCAGCTCTACCCAGCATAAAGGCGTTGTGCCTGATATTGCCTTCCCATCGGTTATTCCTATGAATAAATATGGAGAAGATACCGAGCCATCGGCCTTACCGTTCGACGTAATTAACAAAAGCAATTACACCAAAGTGGGCGATTTTAGCACCGTAATTCCGGAGTTAACCAAAATGCACCAGGATCGTATGGGTAAAAGCAACAGCTACAAATATTTGCTTGAAGATATTGCCGATTACAAAAAGCGTGATGCCGAAACCAGCGTATCGCTAAACGAGCAGGAACTGAAAAAACAGCGCGATGCCGAGGAGCAAAAAAGCTTTGAACGCAACAACCTGCGCCGCGCTGCACTGAACCTGCCGCCGCTTAAAAAAGGCCAGGTTCGCCCTAAAAACGAAGATCTCGACTTCCTGAAAATGGAAGCCGGCCAAATACTTACCGATTACATTAACCTAAGCAAGGATGCCCGCTACACCAACAACGTAGCAACGCCGGTACAGCCGTAAGCTTAAGTAACATACCAACAAAAACGCCCGTTTACAAACGGGCGTTTTTTGTTTACGGGCCAAGCCTAAAAGTAACTACTTTATTTTCTACTAAATCTCCCCAACCATTGTTAGGTAAGAGGCTTGGTCATCTATTCATTAACCTACCCGGCAAACAAATTTAGCAACCGGGTACTGACATGAAACACTACATTGAACAACACGGAAAAACGAGGGCTTTCCGGGTAATTTCGCGTTTTCAGAAGAAAAAACTGGGGCAGCACAAGGGCTTTCGGCTGGGGCAAACTAACTACGCCCAAACCTGTTGTAAATAAGCTATGCCATTGCTCGAATTTACAGATAAAGGTATTTACTGCGCCGCCGGGAAGTTTTATATTGATCCCTGGCAGCCGGTTGACGATGCCGTTATCACCCATGCCCATGCCGACCATGCTTACGTTGGCCATAAGCGCTATCTGGCCCATCACCTGTCGCGCGAGGTGCTCTATTACCGCCTGGGCGACATACAGCTGCAAACCGTGGAATATGGCGAGAAAGTGATTAAAAACGGCGTAGAGATAAGTCTGTTCCCGGCTGGCCACGTCATAGGTTCGGCTCAGATACGGGTGGAGCACAAGGGCGAAGTATGGGTGGTTTCGGGCGATTATAAGACAGAAGATGATGGGGTTTGTACCCCTTTCGAGCCGGTAAAATGCCATCATTTTATATCTGAATGCACCTTTGGCATGCCCATTTACAAATGGAAACCGCAAGCCGAAATATTTGCCGATGTAAACCAATGGTGGGCCAATAACCTGCAAAACAACCTAGCTACGGTAATTGTAGGTTACTCACTGGGCAAGGCACAACGCATCCTCCAAAACCTCGATTTAAACATAGGCAACGTATACACCCACGGCGTAATCGAAAACACTAACGAGGCCCTGCGCCGCAACGGCATCGTACTCAACCCCACGCACCGCATAACCCAGGAATCGGCTAAGGATGAGGTGCGTAAGGGGATAATCATAGCCCCGCCATCATCGGTAGGCACCCCCTGGATGCGCAAGTTTGCACCCTATAGTTTTGGCTATTGTTCGGGCTGGATGGCCATACGCGGTGCCAAACGCCGCCGCGCCGCCGACCGTGGCTTTGTCATGAGCGACCATGCCGACTGGACCGGCCTCATCAGCGCCATCGACGCCACCCAATGCGAATCAGTATACTTAACCCACGGTTCTACTGCCAGTTTCTCCAAATACCTGGGCGAAATTGGCTTTGATGCCCATGAGGTGCATACTTTGTATGGTGGTGAGGAAGAGACCTCACCCCAGTCCTCTCCAGAGGAGAGGGAGTCAAGTAAGGAAGTCGCTTCCGCCTCAGGCGGAGAGGATTCAGGAGGGGTTATATGAAGTCATTTGCTCAA contains the following coding sequences:
- a CDS encoding efflux RND transporter permease subunit, which codes for MSLSSVSIKRPVLATVMSVIIVVFGVIGYKFLGVRDFPSVDPPIISVSTSYSGANADVIESQITEPLEKAINGVQGIRNISSTSSVGSSNITVEFNLDADLETAANDVRDKVSQAQRQLPQDINAPPVVSKADANADNIITLTVSSNTRNITQVNDYAENVLQEALQTIPGVSQINLQGQRQYAMRLWIDPNKLSALNLASTDIRDALARENVELPAGKISGNSTEVTVRALGKLVTEKDFNNLIIRADSNRVIRLSDIGYAVLGSANEETAFKESLVPQVGLAIVPQPGANYVQIAKDFYIRLKQVEKDLPPDIKLQVALDNTRFINQSIEEVEETLIISFILVVIIIYLFFRDWLIAFRPLIDIPVSLIGAFFIMYICGFSINILTLLGIVLATGLVVDDGIVVTENIYKKVEEGMPIRKAAFEGSAEIFFAVISTSVTLAAVFLPIVFLQGFTGRLFREFAVVVAGAVLISAFVSLSLTPMLNVVLVRKNHKKSKFYERTEPFFVRMNKAYTETLVSFMKHKWVSVVILVVSVVLIGVLVKAIPSELAPLDDRSLLRYTVTGSEGANYEYMTKYMDKVAQLVEDSIPEAKINIEIVSPGFGGSASTNSGFGRLGLVPPNERTRTQAEIADWLNGKLKRFPDARALVVQEQTISGGGSGARTSLPVQFVIQNQDFEKIRKVLPEFFTEVSKSPVFSSSDVNLKFTKPELRITTDRDRARDLGVSVADISATLQLYYSAGRLDYFLMSGKQYQVIAQVDRANRDQPLDLKSVYVRSTKGTLVQLDNVVKVEESSAPPSIYHFNRYKSATVQAGLAEGYTIGDGIDEMQRIANKMLDPSFSSALSGPSRDYAESSSNILFAFGFALLLIYLVLAAQFESFMDPVIVMLTVPLAIAGAFVSLWFFGQTLNIFSEIGMITLVGLVTKNGILIVEFANQRMEQGLPKYEAVVEAATARLRPILMTSLAVVLGAVPIALALGAGAKSRVSLGIVIMGGMMFSLILTLYVIPMMYVLLASKTRRDPDKEPDEEVHKEPLLIENL
- a CDS encoding efflux RND transporter periplasmic adaptor subunit; this translates as MKTRYIVYIAIALIIGYLTYNRLHGDATKEGGGPSAGAAGGKGDKGGKDAKGGKGKGGPVPVVVQIVKDTVFNNTINVTGTVDPNERVSLTSQTAGNVIGIYFSEGSHVTKGQVLVRVYDADLQANLKQTEYQIALAKEGEYRNRVLLQKEAVSKQEYDTSLSSYNTLKAQADGIRAQIARTVVKAPFSGVIGLRSISPGGYLTPQTAIATLVSTNPMKVTFSVPERYRSLVKAGTKINFTIASSRKNFSATVYAIDPEVDAVSRTVTVRARAANADNEITAGGFAKISMVLEQSTRTIMVPTQCVVPDLKSSKVFIARNDTAYARPVKTDVRTDTQIEIIEGLKPGDSLIVSGIIQMRPKVPLKIVKVIK
- a CDS encoding M61 family metallopeptidase; the protein is MKKWHLHIIALFYLLLMSSTSEAAGALQISYTVSFPEAQAHYADIEMDIKGIAQSKLNLKMPVWTPGSYLVREFAKNVESFSVQSGGKQIGVTKVRKNIWQLNTQGVTSVKVKYRFYAFEISVRTAFIDVTHAFLSTSGMFFHPEGGLNLPSTIKIIPYKNWNKVSTSLEMVGNDPFTVKAPNYDILYDSPIEVGTQDTFGFKVGNTNYEVCMYGGGNYDKERLTKDMTKVIEEEAAIFGENPNKRYVFIVHNYAKGGGGLEHLSSTVLGASRDGYAKESTYEGFLGLVAHEHFHLWNVKRLRPIALGPFDYDNENYTTNLWIAEGFTAYYDNLTVRRTNLFPVQNYLTALAGDFGTVDNTPGTKVQPLSQSSYDAWIKAYRPDENSINTGISYYNKGAIVGMMMDLEIINATQGKQSLDDVMRYMYIEYYKVKKRGYTDAEFKAAFEKFSGKKLDDFYAKYINGTDAMDYNKYLAYAGYHLFDDYEGKSIADLGIRMTPPANPAGRLKIAGVLRGTAAWNDGLNVNDELVSIDGVPASDPKTLLKDKQVGDKLNIVVMRDGRELTIPVTLLQTTQKKYRIESRTDLTPQQQVVRKKWLNLN
- a CDS encoding MFS transporter — its product is MQSNTPLQQTPQSNINVYSIAWVIGLLFYFVEYAVRSSPSVMIPELSAFFNLSTVKIGSLIGTYYYTYSITSLIAGIALDKAGAKYTVSVGIAILGLGCMLFALSNVFTGNVARMLQGAGSAFAFPACVYLAAKGFSSKSLATAIGFTQCLGMLGGTAGQSLVGPLIAGGLSLPVYWFSVGAISLVLCVAIYLITPLEKPVAGDAPIQKSNWIQPYKIVFGNVQSYLCGLVSGLLFAPTTVFIMIWGILFFQHDRSFSFEQATHISSMVPLGWVVGCPLLGWLTDVLGKRKPVIISGCMVMILSIAQLLYLPAMVNAQVSMFMMGVGSGAAMIPYSIIKEVNPDNVKGSATGAINFITFGVISLLGPLFGSLFGKTLTTTNNHTAHFQSAGLFLIGGILLALIISLFLKETGRKSKLAAPVVSVL